The following nucleotide sequence is from Firmicutes bacterium ASF500.
AGCCCGGAGCCCTGGCAGTACACCCAGCCGCAGATCACAGAATACGACCCGGAGGCCGCCTCCCGAAGCATCCTGACCTACACCGACCGCAGCGGCGACATGGAGCTGCGGTGGAACATCCGCATGAAAAACGGCGACACCATCCGCCTGTACCAGCGGATGGCGCTGGGGGTGGTCCCCACCCGGCACTTCTACCCGGAGGACGTGCCCATGAACACCACGGAGGAGTTACAGGCCCTGGTGGACGAAATCAACGAGACCGTCACCTCGGACGTAATCGTCTACATCCATCTGCCCGCCGTCACCTATGAGGGGAGCTTGTTGCTGGAGGAGCGGTCTATGAACCTCATCGGCAGCGAAAACCCGGACGGAAGCCGGACCACTTTCACCGGCACCCTCCAGGCCACCGCCCAGAAGGGCTACATCTGCAAATTTCAAAGCCTGAGCTTCACGGGAGACGGCGAGGGGGTGGGGGTGTCCGCCTCCGCCCGGATCAACTTCTCCGACTGCCAGTTTGCCGGGTGGCGCACCGGCGTGCTGTGCTACGGCAATTCCTGGGTGAACATCAAAAACAGCGTCTTTGAGGACAACACCGTGGGCTTCCACTTCAACTCCACCAGCAACAACCGAAGCGACCACATGTACAGCGGCAACCTGTTCCAGCGCAACGGCACCGCCGTCCTGCTGGAGAGTGTCCCCGGCGACCAGGCTCTGTACTTCGAGGGCACCCGCTTCTCCCGCAACGGCGTGGACATCGACAACCGCTGCGGCCACGAGGTGAGCATCGCCGCCGCTATCTTTGAGTAGAGAAGGAGTACAAAGCTATGAATGGAGAGACAAAATCCTGCCCCCACTGCGGGGTCCAGCTCCCAGCGGGGGCCTCCTTCTGTCCCCACTGCGCACAGGATATCAGCCAGCGCAAAAAGATATCCCCGCCTCGGCATGTGCCGAGGCGGGTACTGTACAGCGCCCTGATGGTCCTCGCCGCCCTGCTGCTGGCCGGGGGGCTCTACCTCCGCGGCCGTCCCCAGGTCTACGACAACGGCGCCGCCGAGGTCCTCTATACCGATGGCGGCGTCACCTATCAGGTGCTGGCCGGCTGGTTGGACGACCGGTTCGACCCGGCCCATCAGGTCTATCAGCCGGTGGATGTGCGCGACATGCTGTACACCTTCCCCCAGTGTCTGTATATCAACCACCCGGAGAGCGGCGCCAACGCCAATGACGAATTTATGGAGAAGGTGGAGCGGGTTACCGCCGCCTTTGTTGAGACGGACAGCGAGGAGCTGCCCTGGACCTGCGACGAGCCGATCCCCCGACCGGGCTATGCCCCGGAGGCCGCCCTGGTCTCCTCCATCCACTTCTACTCCGGCAGCGGTCAGGGCACCCTGCAGTGGACCGTCGAGCTGAAAAATGGGGACGTCATCCACCTCTATCAGACCATGCAGTCCATCCCCAAGGAGGTCTACCGCTTCACCCCGGAGGACGCTCCCATGAACACCGTGGAAGAGGTACAGGCCCTGCTGGACAGTTTAGATGAGATCGCAGAGGGCGGACGGAACACCGTGGAGATCCATCTGCCCCCTGTGACCTACGACGGCGGCATCACCATCCCCTGGTATATCGATCTCTATGGCGCCGAGGAGGGTGGACGCACCGTTTTTACCGGCCCCGTCCGCATGGTGTCCCCAAACACAGGGATCTCCTAGATCTATGACATTGACTTCGTGGGCAGCGGAAACGGCGTGGGCTTCTCCACCTCCACTCGGACGTTCCTCCAGCGCTGCCGCTTCTCCGGCTGGCGCACCGGCGTGCTGGTACAGGACACCTGGGTCAGCGCCTTTGATTGTACCTTCGAGGAGAACGAGATCGGCCTGCACTTCAATCATGACAGCGGAAACCCCATGGATAGCCGCTACATGGGGGACGTGTTCCGCAACAACGGCACCGCCGTCCTGCTGGAGCGGGTATCCACCAAGGAGTCCCTCTCCTTCCCCGAGGCGGTGTTCTCCGGCAACGGCACGGACATCGACAACCGCTGCGGCCAGGAGCTGGACCTGAGCGAAGCGACTTTTGAGTAGTCCCGATTTCCCTTTGTGCTCCCGCGCCCCCAAAAGCTTCTTGCGGCGCACGGCCCCATGGGGGAGGACGCCACGAAAAGGGACACGGGAACCATGAGGATATGCAAAAGTGCCGGGGACCGTTGTATCACAACGGTTCCTGGCACTCTCATTTCTGGCCGCGCATTGTCAGGCTGCCGCCGTAGAGGATGGTGACCGGCAGACAGCCTTGAGCCTGATGATTCCCGCCGGAGGCGGCGATCAGTATCCGTTTTATGGCTTGTCCTCCTCTATAAAAAGGTGAAGCGGCGCTGGACTCAAGGCAGAAAATACGATACAATAATAAAAAAGCTGAAACGGCATGGCATTTGCCCGAAGGCGAGCCGCATCAGAAAGAGTTGAGAAAAATATGAATGACACATTGACCATCATTTCCCCAAAAGACAGATACGCCCAAAAACAGGTGGATGCCCTTCTGGAACAGGAGGGTATCCGCCGGGACGGAAGTCTGGACTACACCTGTGGCCTCTTTGACGGCGACTGGAATTTAGCCGCCACCGGAAGCTGTTTTGGAAACACCATCCGCTGTCTGGCGGTATCCAGAGACCGTCAGGGGGAGGGACTGCTCAGCCAGATCGTCAGCCACCTGATGGAGGTACAGGCCGAGCGGGGAAATACCCATCTCTTCCTGTACACCAAGCCCCAAAGCGCCAAATTTTTTAGAGATCTGGGCTTTTATCAGATCGTTCAGGTGGAGGACAGAGTGGTCTTTATGGAGAACCGCCGCAGCGGTTTTTCCGATTACTGCGCCGCTCTGGCGCAAACCCACCAGGGAAAACCGTCTGCCGCCGTGGTTATGAACGCCAACCCCTTTACTCTGGGCCACCTCTGCCTGGTGGAGCGGGCGGCGGCTGAGAACGACACCGTCCACCTTTTCGTTCTCAGCGAGGAGGCGGGACCCATCCCCTTTGCCGTCCGGAAACGACTGGTCCAGTTGGGGACAGCGCATCTGCCCAATGTGGTCTGCCACGACTCCGGTCCCTACATCATCAGCGGGGCCACCTTCCCCAGCTATTTCCTCAAAGATGAGGACGCGGTGATCCGTGCTCACGCCGCTTTGGATCTGGAGGTTTTTGGGCGGATCGCCCCTTGCCTGAACATCACCCGGCGGTATGTGGGCGAAGAGAAGGCTAGCCGCGTCACCTCGCTGTATAATGAGATCATGGCACGCCGCCTGCCTGAGCTGGGGGTGGAGTGCCGGGTGATCCCCCGGCTGGAGCGGGGGGGACAGCCCGTCAGCGCCAGCACAGTACGTCAGGCCGTCCACAGCGGAAGGCTGGAGGATATCCGCCCGCTGGTGCCGGCGGCCACCTGGGACTATTTCAGTTCCTCGGAGGCACAGCCGGTGATCGAGTCTATCCGGCGGGAAAACAATGTCATTCACTATTGAAGAGGGGACGATATGGAGCGGGAAGTGACCTTGATCGAGATCTTGGAGTGCCGCGAGGCCCGGGTACGGCGGCAGGATGATCTCCGGAACCGGTACGGTACGCCGGTCATCTCTTTTACACTGAATATTGCCGGGCCGGTGAAGGACTCGCCCCTTTTCCGCCGGGCTTTTTGGGCTGGGCAGGAGCAGCTGCGGGCCGGTCTGCGGGCATCGAAGCTGGAAGTGCTTTGGCAGGAGGAGAAGCTGGCCTGCACCGGCTGTGAAGCCCTGTACGCCGTGAACGGGACAGCCCGTGAAATCAAGGAGGCCTGTGTCTCCATTGAGGACGGGGCCCCGATAGGCCGGCTTTTCGACATGGATGTGCTGGATACGAATGGGCGTAAGCTGGACCGGGATGAGGTGGGGGGCGGCCTCCGGAACTGCATTGTCTGCGGCAAGGCGGGAAAGGGCTGCGCTTCCCGCCGGCTCCATACGGCAAAGGAGCTGCAAGAAGTCACCTGCCGCATCATAGAGGAGCATTTTGCCGCTGCCGACCGGGAGAAGGTATCCGCTTTGGTGACCCAGGCGCTGCTGGATGAGGTGTGCACCACGCCAAAACCCGGCTTGGTGGATCGCTACAACAACGGAAGCCACCGGGATATGGATATTTTCACATTTGCCGCCAGCGCCGCCGCTCTGGCTCCATACTGGGGGACCTGCTTTCAAATCGGACGCGAGACGGCGAAATCTGTCCCTGCGGATACCTTTCAAGCGCTGAGAAATGCGGGGCGGGGGGCGGAGCGCACCATGTTTTCCGCCACCGGCGGGGTGAATACCCACAAGGGAGCCATCTTTACCCTTGG
It contains:
- the citC gene encoding [Citrate [pro-3S]-lyase] ligase; its protein translation is MNDTLTIISPKDRYAQKQVDALLEQEGIRRDGSLDYTCGLFDGDWNLAATGSCFGNTIRCLAVSRDRQGEGLLSQIVSHLMEVQAERGNTHLFLYTKPQSAKFFRDLGFYQIVQVEDRVVFMENRRSGFSDYCAALAQTHQGKPSAAVVMNANPFTLGHLCLVERAAAENDTVHLFVLSEEAGPIPFAVRKRLVQLGTAHLPNVVCHDSGPYIISGATFPSYFLKDEDAVIRAHAALDLEVFGRIAPCLNITRRYVGEEKASRVTSLYNEIMARRLPELGVECRVIPRLERGGQPVSASTVRQAVHSGRLEDIRPLVPAATWDYFSSSEAQPVIESIRRENNVIHY
- the citG gene encoding 2-(5''-triphosphoribosyl)-3'-dephosphocoenzyme-A synthase, whose protein sequence is MEREVTLIEILECREARVRRQDDLRNRYGTPVISFTLNIAGPVKDSPLFRRAFWAGQEQLRAGLRASKLEVLWQEEKLACTGCEALYAVNGTAREIKEACVSIEDGAPIGRLFDMDVLDTNGRKLDRDEVGGGLRNCIVCGKAGKGCASRRLHTAKELQEVTCRIIEEHFAAADREKVSALVTQALLDEVCTTPKPGLVDRYNNGSHRDMDIFTFAASAAALAPYWGTCFQIGRETAKSVPADTFQALRNAGRGAERTMFSATGGVNTHKGAIFTLGTICGAVGRLWTAEAPCRSPETILAECAAMASAAVRADLTALKNRSARTAGEQAYLEQGLTGARGEAAKGFPNIRDIALPALKTALTAGQSKNDAGAATLLRLIAQGTDTNMVARGGVERAKKAAEDCARFLERRPLPEIEGIAQLDREFIRDDLSPGGCADLLAAAFFLKSWEDCGVCV